One Phaseolus vulgaris cultivar G19833 chromosome 11, P. vulgaris v2.0, whole genome shotgun sequence genomic window carries:
- the LOC137831558 gene encoding trans-resveratrol di-O-methyltransferase-like, which produces MSVHHEDQSSKLFQSQTHILNQTFGFINSMCLKCAIDLCIPDVIHKYGKPMPLSQLIASLPVHPSKTCFISRLMQILVHSGFFSQHIVTHNNQEVSYVLTDTSILLLKDHPFRMTCLLQVILDPVLFNPWFQFSTWFTNDDPTPFHTQNEMTLWDYASREPKFNHLFNDAMTNDTRLISSVVIEKCKGVLQGLESLVDVGGGTGTLAKAIANSFPHLNCIVFDLPHVVHGLQGTDNIKYVGGDMFETIPSADSIMLKTVMHNWNDEECLKILKRCKEAINNKDKGKVIIIDTVIGNVKGDSESEQTKLYYDMEMMVLVTGKQRNEKDWAKLFFSAGFNHYKITQVLGFKSLIEVYP; this is translated from the exons atgagtGTTCACCACGAAGATCAGTCTTCTAAACTATTTCAATCTCAAACCCACATATTGAACCAAACTTTTGGTTTCATAAACTCTATGTGCCTTAAATGTGCAATTGATTTGTGCATACCTGATGTCATACACAAGTATGGCAAACCTATGCCACTCTCACAACTCATTGCTTCACTCCCAGTTCATCCTTCCAAGACTTGCTTTATTTCCCGCTTGATGCAAATCTTGGTCCACTCTGGTTTTTTCTCTCAACACATTGTCACTCATAATAATCAAGAAGTGAGTTATGTGTTAACTGATACATCTATACTACTCCTTAAGGACCATCCCTTTCGTATGACATGTTTGCTACAAGTCATACTTGATCCAGTTTTGTTCAATCCATGGTTTCAATTCTCCACTTGGTTCACAAATGATGACCCTACACCATTTCACACACAAAATGAGATGACTTTGTGGGACTATGCTAGCCGTGAGCCCAAATTCAATCACCTTTTCAATGATGCCATGACTAATGACACTCGATTGATTTCCAGTGTGGTGATTGAGAAGTGCAAGGGAGTGTTGCAAGGATTAGAGTCTTTGGTTGATGTTGGGGGAGGAACAGGAACTTTGGCTAAGGCAATTGCCAACTCATTTCCACACTTGAACTGCATTGTCTTTGATCTCCCACATGTTGTTCATGGCTTGCAAGGAACGGATAACATAAAATATGTTGGAGGGGACATGTTTGAAACAATCCCTTCTGCTGATTCCATCATGTTGAAG ACTGTAATGCATAACTGGAACGATGAGGAATGCTTGAAAATCCTGAAGAGATGTAAGGAGGCAATCAATAACAAAGATAAAGGAAAAGTGATTATCATAGACACGGTGATAGGAAACGTGAAAGGAGACAGTGAATCAGAACAAACAAAGCTCTACTATGATATGGAGATGATGGTGTTGGTTACTGGAAAACAGAGAAATGAGAAAGATTGGGCTAAGTTGTTCTTTTCTGCAGGGTTCAATCACTACAAGATAACTCAAGTTCTAGGTTTCAAGTCTCTCATAGAGGTTTATCCATAg
- the LOC137836772 gene encoding uncharacterized protein gives MAEDLPLIVSKAVKASLKKLQEENSALKESNLITRAEAEKLSCNLLMTELEHSRLEDAMDAELRSTRKEASDLRQKLHLQVQEKIDLESKLVPYRLKVADLEAAKKADATKMENLEKRSGDREVLLGKVEKERDDAIAKLAKAQEEATKIAAELAQARDEGKKATEDLARAREETEELKKQTQELEQSTAQVLTAGFDAALEQVACQYPELELSMVSICNEVVDGKIVPSED, from the coding sequence atggcggaggatctcCCCTTGATTGTGTCGAAAGCCGTGAAGGCCTCCCTCAAGaagctccaagaggagaactcAGCGCTCAAGGAGTCAAATCTGATTACGAGGGCTGAGGCTGAAAAGCTCTCGTGCAACCTGCTAATGACCGAGTTGGAGCACTCAAGGCTGGAGGATGCCATGGACGCGGAGCTAAGAAGCacgcgcaaggaggcctccgacctgcgccagaaactgcacctccaagtCCAAGAGAAGATCGACTTGGAAAGCAAACTTGTCccttacaggctcaaggtggcagACTTGGAGGCTGCAAAGAAGGCGGATGCGACCAAGATGGAAAACCTTGAGAAAAGGTCAGGGGATCGGGAGGTGCTCCTTGGGAAGGTTGAAAAGGAGAGGGACGATGCCATTGCTAAGCTCGCCAAAGCTCAAGAGGAGGCCACGAAGATTGCTGCGGAGTTGGCCCAGGCTcgggacgaaggcaaaaagGCTACTGAAGACCTTGCTCGAGCTCGCGAGGAAAccgaagagctgaagaaacaaacacaagagctcgagcaaagcactgcccaagtcctcaccgccgggttcgacgccgctCTGGAGCAGGTTGCATGCCAATACCCCGAGCTCGAGCTCTCTATGGTGTCAAtctgcaacgaggtggtggatgggaagatcgtaccttctgaagactag